The window ACCAGGCGGCGGGTCGTCGTTCCACCTGCGGGTGGCGATCGGCGGGATCGAATCCACCACGAGCAAGCAGTTCCTGCTCCATTGACCCGAATTCGTCGCGGGTATCTAAGAGGATTCTCACTGTTTGTCCCCCAAAGAGGGGACAGCCCGCCCGAGTGGGGGTGTCGTACGCTTATACCAAGTTCTCGTACGCTGTCCCCGCTGTCCCCAGCAGTTGAGTGAAACCCTCCCCAAGAGTTTCGCATCGGGAAATCCAGCTGCGGTGAACCATGGGCCCTCTCGAGTCCCCCAGTCCCCAATGGGCGGCCCGAGAGGGCCCCTTCTTTTTGTCATCGGTAGGCTGGAGCGATGGCCGGCAAGAAGAAAGCGAAGCCCTCGGCGTCCGAGCAGTTCCGCAACACGCAGCTGGCCGATGCACTGCAGACGCAGGACATGGCAGCCGTCGCGTTCGCGCTGCGCCACGGCCCGACGGTGGTCCCGCTCATGCGCCCGGGTCAGCGTGACAACCCGCTGGACGTCGGTGAAGTGTGGACCTACCGCGACCCTCGCACCGGCGATATCGCGCTGCTGCTGTTCAGTGACGCGAAGAACAAGCCGGCGACGCTGCCCCCGGGTGTTGCGCTGCAGTCCCCCGGGTGGCTGCGCGCATTCCTCAGCGCCCACGAGGAGCAGATCACCACGGTGTTCTTCGACATCGCCGGACCCCACCCGCTGCAGGCGACCCCGACCGACCTCATCGCCGCGCTCGACGCGTGAGCGACGCTCAGAACCCGGGGGAGTCGCCCGGCTCGACGCGGTGCATGCGCGGCAAGTCGCGCAACGCGTCACGCAGGGTCTTGCTCGACGCGTCGAGCACCGTGCGGTAACCCAGCCGCGCGGCCTCGCCGTGGCGCTGGTCGCGCTGGGTGACGGGCCGGATCTCGCCGGCGAGGCTGAGTTCGCCGATCGCGGCGAGCTTGGACGGCAGGGCACGGTCGCGCACGGCGCTGGCGACGGCAAGCGCGATCGCGAGGTCGGCAGCGGGCTCGGTCAGGCGCACGCCTCCCACCGTGGAGACGTAGACGTCCAGGTTGGACACCGTGATGTTCGCGCGCTTCTCGAGCACCGCGAGGATCATCGCCACCCGTGACCCGTCGACGCCGCTGACGATGCGCCGCGGGTTGGGCGCACCGGTGGCCATAGTCAGCGCCTGCACCTCGACCGGCAGCGCGCGCCGGCCCTCGAGGGCGATCGTGACGCACGTACCGGGTTCGGGGGCGCCTTGACCGAGGAACAGCACACTCGGGTCGGGAACTTCGGCGATGCCCGCGCCGGTCATATTGAAACAGCCCACCTCGTCGGTGGCGCCGAACCGGTTCTTCAGCGCCCGCACGAACCGCAGCGACGTCTGCCGGTCGCCTTCGAAGTGGCAGACGACATCGACCAGGTGCTCGAGGATGCGCGGCCCCGCGATGGAGCCGTCCTTGGTGACGTGCCCGACGATGATCACGGGGAGGTCCCGCTCCTTCGCCACGCGGATGAGCGTGGTCGCCACTTCCCGCACCTGCCCGGGGTGTCCCGCCATGCCGTCGGACAGTGACGAGGATACCGTCTGCACCGAGTCGACGATGAGCAGCTGCGGCTGCACCTGGTCGATGTGGCCGAGGATCGTCGCCAGGTCGGTCTCGCTGGCCAGGTACAGCTCGTCGTGCAGGGCTCCGGTGCGTTCGGCGCGCAGTCGCACCTGCCCCAGCGACTCTTCCGCGCTGACGTACAGCACCCGCCGGCCCACGCGGGCGCTCTGCGCGGCGACCTCGGTGAGCAGCGTCGACTTGCCGACACCGGGCTCGCCGGAGAGCAGGATCGCGGCGCCGGGAACGAGTCCGCCGCCCAGCACGCGGTCGAACTCGCCGATGCCGCTGGTGGTGCGCGAGGCCTCTTGCGTCTGCACCTGCGTGATGGGCCTCGCGACGCGCGCCGCCCCGGGGGCGACGGGGGCCATGGTGCGGATGATGCCGGCCTGCTCGGCAGCCTCGACCACGGTGCCCCACTGCTGACACTCCCCGCAGCGCCCGGCCCACTTCAGGGTCGTCCAGCCGCACTCCGTGCAGCGATAGGGCGCGGTGGTCGCTGCGCGTCGTGTGGCCATGCATTCAGGCTACGGGGCGGGTCGGACACCGGCGTCCGCCGCGCGGGAGCAGATGATAGCGGCGCGGACGCGCCCCGGAAAATCGACCCCTCGCAATGTTTCGGGACGGTAAACCCTCGCGCCGAACGGCGTCATTTGGCGAGGTGCGGTATCGCGCAACCCATAGCGTGGTGAGCGATGCGCTTGTCGCGTCCACCCCCCACACCGTTGTTCCAAGGAGTTCCGTCGTGCCCGCGAATCCGCAGACCGTCACCGGCCTGACCCTGTGGGACGGCGACCTCGATCGCGGTCCCGCCCAGCTCGAGTGGGCCGGCGACCGCATCACCGCGGTCACCCCGGTGCAGGCCCCGCAGACCCCGCCCGCGGAGTTCAGCATCATCCCCGGCCTCATCGACACGCACGTGCACCTGGACTCCGCTGCCGCGGCATCCGCGGTGGACTGGATGACCTGGCCGCTGATCACCCCGGCGTCGGAGCGGTCCCTGCATGTGGTCGCTCACGCGCGCACCGCCGCCGCCGCGGGCGTCACGACCCTGCGTGAGCTGGCGGGCGGCGAAGTGCAGCTGTCCGCTGCGCGGGGACTGCGCGCCGGTCTCATCCCGGGGGCGCGCGTGCTCGTCCACGGCCCCGTCGGCATGACCGCCGGTCACGGCGACCTCTTCGTGCCGCCGCACTACCCGCACCGCCCGCCGGTGGCCGATTCGCCCGACGAATGCCGCAAGCTCGTGCGGGAATGGGCGCGTTCCGGTGCCGACGGCATCAAGATCTTCACCAGCGGCGGGGTCCTCTCCGTCGGGGACAAGGTGGGCTGGCGCAACCAGACCGACGCGGAGATCGCGGCGACGGTCGACGAGGCCCATGCGCTGGGCATGCTCGTGGCCGCACACACCCACACCGCCGAAGGCGTGGACATCGCGCTGAAGTTCGAGGTCGACTCCCTCGAGCACGGCACCGGCATCCTGCAGCGGCACTGGGACACGCTCCTCGAGCGGAACATCCCGGTCGCGCCCACGCTGCTGATCAACGACGCCATCGCCGATCGCCGCATCCCCGTCAGCGACGAGGCAGCCGAGAAGGCGCGCGCCGTCGTGGCCGAGCGCGACGCGAACTTCGCCGGAGCGGCAGCAGCCGGCATCCGGTTCGTCCTCGGCACCGACGCCAACGGGATCATGGTGAAATTCGGCGACCAGCTCGAGGAGCTTCGCCTGATGAAGCGGGCATTCGCCTGGTCCTCGGAGCGCACGCTCCGGGCGGGCACCTCCGATGCGGCCGACTCGCTCCGGCTCACCGGAACTGTCGGACGGCTCCAGCCAGGTCAGGCTGCGGACTTCGTGATCGTACGCGGCCGCCCGTGGGAGGACATCGACGTCCTCACGGCGGAGAACGTCGTCGCCGTCGTCGCCCGCGGGCAGCTGGTCGCCGGCGCGATCCCGGCGTGATCCTGCGCGTCCCCCTCACCGAGACCCCCCTGGCAATCAAGGAGAAACCGTGACCCACTCACGCCCCCGCCACGCACGACGCATCGCCGCCTCGCTGACCGCCGGCCTGGCCGTCGTCGCTCTCGCCGGATGCTCCGGCGGTGCCGAGACGTCGTCGGCACCTGCCGCCGACCTCGCGCAGGACATCGTCTTCGCGCTGAAGGAGGACCCGACCTGCCTGGACCCGCAGCAGACCTCGGTGACCACCTCGCTCATCGTCGGACGCCAGCTGGCCGACTCGCTGCTGGACCAGAACCCCGACACCGGTGAGATCGTGCCGTGGCTGGCCAGTGAGTGGGAAGCCAGCGACGACCTGACCTCGTACACCTTCACGCTGCGCGAGGGCGTCACGTTCAGTGACGGCACGGCGCTCACCTCCGAGGTCGTCGCGGCCAACTTCGACGCCATCGTCGCCCTCGGCGCCTCGGCCTCCCTCGCGAACGGCTACCTCGCCGGATACGAGGGCACCGCGATCGCCGACGACAGCACGTTCACGGTCACCTTCTCCGCACCCAACGTGCAGTTCCAGCAGGGGGCCACGACCATGTCGCTCGGCATCCTGTCCGCCGCGACGGTTGCCGCCTCCGCCGAGGACCGCTGCCAGGCCGTCGTCGGGTCGGGGCCGTTCGTGCTGGAGTCCTACGTGCCCAACGACGCGGTCGAACTGGTGGGACGCGAAGGTTACGACTGGGCGTCCCAGCTGCGCGAGCACGAGGGGCAGGCCCACCTCGACTCGATCAGCTTCCCGATCATCGCCGAGCCGAGCGTGCGCA is drawn from Microbacterium sp. zg-B96 and contains these coding sequences:
- a CDS encoding dehydrogenase, which translates into the protein MAGKKKAKPSASEQFRNTQLADALQTQDMAAVAFALRHGPTVVPLMRPGQRDNPLDVGEVWTYRDPRTGDIALLLFSDAKNKPATLPPGVALQSPGWLRAFLSAHEEQITTVFFDIAGPHPLQATPTDLIAALDA
- the radA gene encoding DNA repair protein RadA — its product is MATRRAATTAPYRCTECGWTTLKWAGRCGECQQWGTVVEAAEQAGIIRTMAPVAPGAARVARPITQVQTQEASRTTSGIGEFDRVLGGGLVPGAAILLSGEPGVGKSTLLTEVAAQSARVGRRVLYVSAEESLGQVRLRAERTGALHDELYLASETDLATILGHIDQVQPQLLIVDSVQTVSSSLSDGMAGHPGQVREVATTLIRVAKERDLPVIIVGHVTKDGSIAGPRILEHLVDVVCHFEGDRQTSLRFVRALKNRFGATDEVGCFNMTGAGIAEVPDPSVLFLGQGAPEPGTCVTIALEGRRALPVEVQALTMATGAPNPRRIVSGVDGSRVAMILAVLEKRANITVSNLDVYVSTVGGVRLTEPAADLAIALAVASAVRDRALPSKLAAIGELSLAGEIRPVTQRDQRHGEAARLGYRTVLDASSKTLRDALRDLPRMHRVEPGDSPGF
- a CDS encoding amidohydrolase family protein, with protein sequence MPANPQTVTGLTLWDGDLDRGPAQLEWAGDRITAVTPVQAPQTPPAEFSIIPGLIDTHVHLDSAAAASAVDWMTWPLITPASERSLHVVAHARTAAAAGVTTLRELAGGEVQLSAARGLRAGLIPGARVLVHGPVGMTAGHGDLFVPPHYPHRPPVADSPDECRKLVREWARSGADGIKIFTSGGVLSVGDKVGWRNQTDAEIAATVDEAHALGMLVAAHTHTAEGVDIALKFEVDSLEHGTGILQRHWDTLLERNIPVAPTLLINDAIADRRIPVSDEAAEKARAVVAERDANFAGAAAAGIRFVLGTDANGIMVKFGDQLEELRLMKRAFAWSSERTLRAGTSDAADSLRLTGTVGRLQPGQAADFVIVRGRPWEDIDVLTAENVVAVVARGQLVAGAIPA